The Rhodocytophaga rosea genome has a segment encoding these proteins:
- a CDS encoding sensor histidine kinase, producing the protein MIHSKATNVIIHLAGWLLFMVFPLLFMNGLRDNTSIASILASGYYWQFILCYVCIFYLHTYYVFPQIFLKKKYLLYGLIVAIGFVAVYLLQPFDGLLSHNPAGNPPFRNKPPQERIESNTGRNTFPPPEFRPPPRYESPDSLNGRPNPPPQGRDKPGRRPPLVDITSQFIFIMIMAMSIATGTLQQWRLIQKRMVQAEADKANAELSFLKAQINPHFLFNTLNNIYALALTNNQNTATAIMKLSNIMRYVTEEVTEDFVPLQSEIACILDYIDLQKLRLSKNIQLDIQIEGVRENMHIGPLILMTFVENVFKYGVSKKEPATITIKLLAEENQIRFFARNHIFTLPDKAERTGIGLSNTRKRLAHLYPNTHELTITADEKTFTVELVLKS; encoded by the coding sequence ATGATTCACTCTAAAGCTACCAATGTCATTATTCACCTGGCCGGATGGTTGCTGTTTATGGTGTTCCCGCTGCTGTTTATGAATGGACTGAGAGACAACACCTCCATAGCTTCTATTCTGGCCTCTGGCTATTACTGGCAATTCATTCTTTGCTATGTATGTATTTTTTACCTGCATACCTATTATGTTTTTCCACAAATCTTCCTGAAAAAAAAGTATCTACTGTATGGTTTGATAGTAGCCATTGGATTTGTTGCTGTCTATCTGCTACAGCCTTTCGACGGCTTGCTCAGTCATAACCCTGCGGGAAATCCTCCATTTAGAAACAAACCTCCACAAGAAAGGATTGAGTCAAATACTGGCAGAAATACATTTCCTCCGCCGGAGTTTAGGCCACCACCCCGCTATGAATCACCAGATTCGCTGAATGGCCGGCCAAATCCACCTCCACAAGGCAGAGACAAACCCGGAAGAAGGCCGCCTCTGGTTGATATCACGAGTCAGTTCATTTTTATTATGATCATGGCCATGAGTATAGCTACTGGTACATTACAACAATGGCGGCTTATCCAAAAACGGATGGTACAGGCAGAGGCCGACAAAGCAAATGCCGAACTCTCTTTCCTTAAAGCCCAGATCAATCCGCATTTTCTCTTTAACACCTTAAATAATATCTATGCCCTAGCCCTTACTAACAACCAGAATACAGCAACTGCCATCATGAAACTTTCCAATATCATGCGTTACGTAACCGAAGAGGTAACCGAAGATTTTGTGCCGCTTCAAAGCGAAATTGCCTGTATTCTGGATTATATTGATTTACAAAAGTTACGTCTGAGCAAAAATATACAGCTAGACATTCAGATTGAAGGAGTAAGGGAGAATATGCATATTGGCCCCTTAATTCTGATGACCTTTGTTGAAAATGTTTTTAAATATGGGGTAAGTAAAAAGGAACCTGCTACTATTACTATTAAACTTCTGGCAGAGGAAAACCAGATCCGTTTTTTTGCCCGGAACCACATATTCACCCTTCCGGATAAAGCCGAACGTACCGGCATTGGCCTTAGTAATACCAGAAAACGTCTGGCGCACTTATATCCCAATACACATGAATTAACCATTACAGCAGATGAGAAAACGTTTACAGTAGAGTTGGTTCTCAAATCTTAA
- a CDS encoding response regulator gives MLDKIANILLVEDDYLDTMIVERTLRKMNVVHKLYIARNGQEALNMLRGKGAEKINPLPSIIMLDINMPKMNGLEFLSELRSDEELKDIKVFVMTTSDQEQDKIASQELGVSGYIIKPLNLSYSSASKDNFNLFIDLMNLRK, from the coding sequence ATGCTTGACAAAATTGCAAATATACTGTTGGTAGAAGACGATTACCTGGATACCATGATTGTGGAAAGAACCCTCCGGAAAATGAATGTAGTGCATAAGCTTTACATTGCCCGAAACGGACAGGAGGCATTGAATATGCTCCGGGGAAAAGGTGCGGAAAAGATAAATCCCCTGCCCAGCATTATTATGCTTGATATTAATATGCCCAAAATGAATGGGCTGGAATTTTTAAGTGAACTCCGCTCCGATGAAGAATTAAAAGATATTAAGGTATTTGTAATGACCACCTCCGACCAGGAACAGGATAAAATTGCCTCTCAGGAACTGGGCGTTTCCGGGTACATCATCAAGCCTTTAAATTTGAGTTACTCTTCTGCTTCAAAAGACAATTTTAATCTTTTTATCGATCTGATGAACCTGCGGAAGTAA
- a CDS encoding sensor histidine kinase, translating into MRIAILIFAGFIVILFLFSVTTFVNYRQSLKVKENTDWVYKSQVVIRNSLRFQRNLTEMESGLRGFLFTGENSFLEPFDSAASENETLIAELHTLIQEHSFQQERLAEIRRLHEQWEHEFAQPLIAAKQQAVLVDTDHKSFSSLYNSKDGNRTERNIRKQIRDKFREFNNYEYNLRDERGKALTASVAGTEFISFSLTSLSIFIGLAIAVYISYRISQRINSMVTLAGQIASGNLNVQMKDTAKDELSHLSTSLNRMARTLSENISELERKNIELDRFAYVVSHDLKAPLRGIENASTWIEEDYGNQLPEQVKEYLTLMRGRIRRMENLINGILELARVGRHKSPLELVNVELMLQELIEMLAPQPGIQVSIQPDMPVLLTERVPLQQVFINLLSNAIKYHHLPEGKISITYHDNDTHYAFSVTDDGPGIEPQYHEKIFIVFQTLKERDAFESTGVGLAIVKKILDDKKCTIKVDSQAGKGAAFTFTWPKN; encoded by the coding sequence ATGCGAATTGCTATACTCATATTTGCAGGTTTTATTGTTATTCTGTTTTTGTTCTCTGTTACCACTTTTGTTAATTACAGGCAATCGCTGAAAGTGAAGGAAAACACCGACTGGGTGTATAAATCACAGGTGGTAATACGCAATTCCCTCCGTTTTCAGCGCAACCTGACTGAAATGGAAAGTGGCCTGAGGGGATTTCTGTTTACAGGAGAGAATTCCTTTCTGGAACCTTTTGATTCCGCAGCTTCCGAAAATGAAACATTAATCGCAGAACTACACACCTTAATTCAGGAACATTCCTTTCAGCAGGAGCGTCTGGCTGAAATCCGGCGTCTACATGAACAATGGGAACACGAGTTTGCCCAGCCCCTGATCGCTGCCAAACAACAGGCGGTACTGGTTGATACGGATCATAAGAGTTTTTCTTCCCTGTATAACAGTAAAGATGGAAACCGTACTGAAAGAAATATCCGCAAGCAGATCCGGGATAAATTCAGGGAGTTTAACAATTACGAATATAACCTTCGTGACGAACGGGGCAAAGCCTTAACAGCATCAGTTGCAGGAACAGAATTTATATCCTTTTCCCTTACTTCTCTTTCTATTTTTATTGGCCTGGCCATTGCCGTTTACATTAGTTACAGAATTTCGCAGCGGATCAACAGCATGGTAACGCTGGCCGGGCAAATTGCGAGCGGCAATCTGAATGTGCAAATGAAAGACACGGCCAAAGATGAATTGAGCCATTTGTCTACTTCGCTTAATAGGATGGCCCGGACCCTGAGTGAGAATATATCTGAACTGGAGCGAAAGAACATCGAACTCGACCGGTTTGCTTATGTGGTTTCTCACGATTTAAAAGCGCCGCTGCGTGGCATCGAGAATGCCTCTACCTGGATAGAAGAAGATTATGGCAATCAGTTGCCAGAGCAGGTAAAAGAATACCTTACTTTAATGAGAGGCCGTATCCGCCGTATGGAGAATCTGATCAATGGCATTCTGGAACTGGCAAGGGTTGGCCGTCACAAAAGTCCGTTAGAGCTGGTGAATGTAGAACTCATGCTGCAAGAACTCATAGAAATGCTCGCTCCCCAGCCAGGTATACAGGTTTCTATACAGCCCGATATGCCTGTTCTGCTCACCGAAAGAGTTCCTTTGCAGCAAGTATTTATCAATCTGCTCAGTAATGCTATAAAATATCATCATCTGCCGGAGGGAAAAATCAGCATTACTTATCATGACAACGATACACACTATGCATTTTCAGTTACCGATGATGGCCCGGGAATTGAACCGCAGTATCACGAAAAGATATTTATTGTTTTTCAAACATTAAAAGAAAGGGATGCGTTTGAAAGTACAGGAGTAGGTTTAGCCATCGTAAAAAAAATCCTGGATGATAAAAAGTGTACCATTAAAGTAGATTCTCAAGCCGGCAAAGGGGCTGCTTTTACTTTTACCTGGCCAAAAAATTAA